TTTTAATGCATCAATATATCCTTGTTTTCTTTCTTTACCAACAGCTATATCTTCTTCTCCTACACCTATAAATCCTATTTGACTACACTTACTTTTGATTAATTCATCTACAACAAAATAAGCTGCATCATAATCATCATGATATACACAAGAATAGTTTTCTATATTTTGTCCAACAATAACTATTGGAATTTTTAAATTTTCAATTATTTCTAAATGTCTATTACTAATTGTCTTAGCTAAAAATATTATTCCATCTACTTCATTATTTTTAAATATATTTAAATAATCTATTTCTTTTTCTATATCTAAATCTGTATTTCCTAAAAGTACATTATATCCATCTTTTTTTAATTCTGTACTAATACCATCTACAATTCTACTAATTGTAGATGAACTTATTTTAGGTAATATAACGCCTATTAAATTTGTTTTTTTTGTTCTTAATGTCTGTGCAAAAGATGATGGTACATAACCAGTTTCATCAATTATCTTCTGTATTTTTTTTCTATTTTTTTCGCTAACATATCCATTATTTAAATATCTAGATATTGTTGTTCTAGATACACCTGCTAACTCTGCTATTTTATTTATATTCATATATATTTATCATCCTAATATTAATTTATATATATTGATTCATATTATCTAACTACTGAGAACTTATTTAATACATTTTACTTTTATCTATTAATTTTTTATAAACAGTTTTCATATGCTCTTCACTAGTTAAGTCTAATACCTTATCAATATCAACCCACTTAACACCACTATTTTCATCTTCTTTAACAACTAACTTTTCCTTTTCATCTGCTTCTAAAATATATGCTACTGATAAATGAAGATGACTTGCTACATATTTTCCTTTTTTTATATGTGCATTTACTGGTAATATATCAATTGAGCATATATCATTTGTTATGGCTCTAGCTTCTTTTATACCTGTTTCTTCTTTAGCTTCCTTTATAGACACTTTGATTAAATCACTATCTCCATCAGCATGTCCACCAGTCCATCCCCATGAGTTATATATATTATGATGTATCATTAAAACCTTAGTTCTTGATTTATTTACTATGAATCCAGAACTTGTTATATGCGCGATTTCATTATCTCTAACTAAAACATCTTCATTTTTATTTATAAAATCTAATATAATTTCTTTATCTTTTTTCTCTTGTTCATCAACAGGATTATATTTTTCTATTTGTTTTATCCATTCCATGTTTTATCCCCCTATGTATTAAGGGACTATAACCTTATAAATGTTAAGTCATAATCCCTAGCTTATCTAAATTTAAATATTAAAGTTTTATATTTTAGTATATATAATTTTATTATTTAATCTGTTGTATCATTTAATATATTGCATATATTCAAAACACTATATATAGTTTTTTAGCCATGAAAATACTCTATCATAAAGTCTAGTATTTTCAATAACTAAGATTAACTAGCACCAAGCGTTATTTAATATGATTATATTAAAACTTGTACAATATTATTCTATTTATTTTAATTTATTCATATACTCTATAGCCTTTAATGTACCCATCTTAGAGTGATCAAAAGTAAGTCCACCTTGGAAGTATACATTGTATGGTGGCTTTATAGGAGCATCTGCACTAAGTTCTATAGAAGAACCTTGAACAAAAGCACCTGCAGCCATTATAACTTCACTGTCATATCCAGGCATTGCCCAAGGAACTGGCTTAACGTATGAATCAACAGGAGCTGCAGCTTGAGCACCTTGACAGAATGCTATAACTTCTTCAGCATTTTTAAGTCTTACTATTTGTATTATATCACTTCTTACATCATCGTATTTTGGAAGTACTTCATATCCCATTTTTTCAAACATTCTAGCACAGTATATTGCACCCATTAAAGCTTGAGAAACTACATATGGAGCCATAAAGAATCCTTGTAATACATTTCTAGTTGTACCAAATGTTAAACCACATTCTTTACCTATACCTGGAGTTGTAAGTCTGTAAGATATAAGCTCTACTAAGTCAGCTCTACCAGCTACATATCCTCCAGTTAAAGCAAGTCCACCACCTGGATTTTTGATAAGTGATCCAGCCATTATATCAACACCAACTTCTGTTGGTTCTTTAGTTTCTATAAATTCTCCATAACAGTTATCAACCATAACTATAACATCTTCTTTAACAGATTTTGCTACATCTACTATCTCTTTTATATCAGCTATTGTAAGAGATTTTCTCCAAGAATAACCCTTAGACCTTTGTATAAATACCATTTTAGTTTTATCATTTATCTTACGCTTGATTCCTTCTAAATCAACATCTCCATTTTCTAAAAAATCAACTTGATTATATGTAACACCAAATTCTTTTAAAGATCCTTTTTCTTCTCTTATTCCTATAACACCTTCTAATGTATCATATGGTTTACCTGTAACTGATAATATTTCATCACCTGGTCTTAATATCCCTTGTAAGCAAAGTGTAAGTGCATGAGTTCCATTAACTATTATAGGTCTAACTAATGCATCTTCAGCTCCAAATACATTTGCATATATTTCTTCTACTTTTTCACGACCTAAATCATTATAACCATATCCTGTTGTCCAGTTAAAATGGTTATCACTTAAATTAGCTTCTTGCATAGCTTTTAATACTTTATATTGATTATATTCTCTTATTTCTTTTATTTCATCAAATTTGTGTTTTATATCATTCATTACTTCTTCAGATAATTTAAATGTTTCGTCATCTAAACCGTAAAATCCTTTTAATAATTCTTTAGTTTCTTGTAACATAATATCCACCTGTCTTTTTAATTTTATCCTTAAAATTCTATCATAGTATGTATTTATAGTCAATTTCTAGAGAATTAACTATAATTTACTTATTTACATTTTGTTATTTTAGTATCTATAATGGTTGCATCTGCAAATCTTTCTAATAATTTTTTTGAATATTCTATGTATCTTTCTAGATTTTCATCTTCTTCAAAAGCTATTATATTCATTAATATATGAGTTGTATCATTTGTTATCATCGCTTTTATAGAATCTGATGTAGTGCTACCAAATTTACCATCTTCATCTTCAAATACAGGTAAGTTTTCTAAGTTTATACTACCTCTTCCTATTCCATCATACCTTTCATTTTCTTCACCTACTGTAAAAGTTATACTTCCTTTTACTTTATCTAAGTCGTAAGTCCCTACTGAATAACAAGTATGTAGTGATATTAGATTATTTATATCTACTATATTATTAACTATATATAAGTCATTTCCTTTAACTACTCTTTTGACTAATGATTCTGATGATAATCTATATCTACTTGGATCTTTACCTAATTTTTTATAAGCATTTCTTGATGATAATATATTCTTTAATTTTATTACTTCATCAAATTTTATATTTTCTTTTATTTCTTCACATTTTTTATTTATTAATTCTAATAGCTCTTTATCTGATTCTTTTGTTTTTACTTTAGCTTCTATTGATGCTATATGTACATTTACTTTTTCACTTAATTTTTTATCTATGTTTATATTTATCATTTGAATTCTCCTTATACACTATTTCCCCAACTTAAATATTGTATCATAAGTATATTTTTATACAAAATTTAGATATTTCTATTAAGCATAAATTGAAATAATACTTTAGATTTTTTAATCAACTATTCAAAAGTAGTTTGTATAATTCCTAATCTATCTAAAATACTACGTCTGTTACTAAAAAATACTCCTACCCTTGTTTTAAGAGTAGGAGTATTTTTTAGTATAAATTAAATATTTATTTTTAACTAGCTTTTTCAAATTGGCTATTATATAGTTCTGCGTAGAATCCATTTAATTTTAATAATTCATTATGATTTCCACTTTCAATTATATCTCCATCTTTCATAACTAATATAACATCCGCATTTTTTATAGTTGATAATCTATGAGCTATAACAAATGAAGTTTTTCCAGCTGATAATTTATCCATAGCTTCTTGAATTAATATTTCAGTACGAGTATCTACTGAACTTGTTGCTTCATCTAATATTAATAATGGCGCATCTTTTACCATTGCTCTAGCTATAGTTATTAATTGTTTTTGACCTGCTGATAAATTAGTATTATCATCAAGTACTGTATCATATCCATGAGGAAGTGTTCTTATAAAGTGATCTATTCCTACTGCTTTACAAGCTGATACTATAACAGATTCTGAAACATCCTCTTTATTATAAGTTATATTATCTCTAATAGTACCTTCAAATAACCATGTGTCTTGAAGTACCATACAGAATAAATCATGAACTTTTTCTCTACTTAAATCTTGTATAGCAACATCGTCTATTTTAATTTTACCGCTATTTACATCATAGAACTTCATAAGTAGATTTACTAAAGTAGTTTTACCAGCGCCAGTAGGACCTACTATTGCTACCTTTTGACCTGCTTTAATATCAACTGAGAAGTCTTTTATTATTAATTTATCTTCATTGTATCCAAACTTAACATTTTCAAAAGATACATTTCCTTTTACATTATCTATAGAAACTGTGTTGTTGCTTTCATCAACCATTTCTTCTTCTTCTAAGAATTCAAATACACGTTTAGATGCTGCTGAAGTAGATTGTAAACTTGTAGCTGCTTGTGCAAGTTGACCTAATGGTTGTGTGAAGAATCTAATATACATCATAAATGCTACTATTACACCAAAGCTTATTTTATTATTAAATGCTAACATAGCACCTACTACACAAACTGCAACATATCCAAAGTTTCCTACAAATGTCATTAAAGGCATCATAAGACCTGATATAAATTGTGCTTTCCATCCAGTATCACGAAGTTTATTATTTAGTTCTTTAAAATCTTTATTAGTTTTTTCTTGAGCATTATATGCTTTTATTACACTATGCCCTGTATATACTTCTTCTATATGACCATTTATTTCACCTAAAAGACGTTGTTGTCTTTCAAAATAACGTTGTGATTTTGATACTATTATTGTCATAAATCCAAAACCAATTAAAGTTGCTACTATTGCTGTAATTGTTAATGTTACATTTGTTTTAAGCATCATAAATAAAGAACCAATTAGTAAAGATATTCCACTAACTAAATTTCCCATACTCTGGTTTAATGTTTGACCTATTGTATCAACATCATTAGTAACACGACTTAATACATCACCAACAGTATTTTTATCATAATATTTTAACGGTAATCTATTTATCTTATTTGATATATCACTTCTTAATTTATTAGTTGTTTTTTGTGTTATTGTAGCCATTATAAAACTTTGTGAATAAGATAATATAATACTAATTAAATATAATCCAACTAATAATATACCTATTTCTTTTATTCTATCTATGTCAATCCCTGTCATTATGCCCTGAGTAATTAAGTCTGTTATCTCACTTAATCTATCTGGACTGTAAACTGTAATTGCAGAACCTCCTATGGCAAATAATAATGCCATAATTAAAAATACATTGTATCTTTTAAGGTATTCCATAAGGTTTACAAGTCCATCTTTAGAAAACTTTTTATCTTCTTTATTAAAACCTTGTTTACGCACTTGCTAACTCCTCCTTTGAAAGTTGAGATAATGCTATTTCTTGATACACTTTACAATTTTCTAAAAGCTCTTTATGTGTTCCCATTCCAACTATTTGACCTTCCTCTAAAACTATTATTTTATCTGCATCAATTATAGTACCTATACGTTGAGCTACTATTAAGTTTGTAGCATCTGTAGTTTCTTTCTTTAATACTGAACGAAGTTTTCTATCTGTTTTATAATCAAGAGCTGA
The Romboutsia ilealis genome window above contains:
- a CDS encoding methionine gamma-lyase family protein, with product MLQETKELLKGFYGLDDETFKLSEEVMNDIKHKFDEIKEIREYNQYKVLKAMQEANLSDNHFNWTTGYGYNDLGREKVEEIYANVFGAEDALVRPIIVNGTHALTLCLQGILRPGDEILSVTGKPYDTLEGVIGIREEKGSLKEFGVTYNQVDFLENGDVDLEGIKRKINDKTKMVFIQRSKGYSWRKSLTIADIKEIVDVAKSVKEDVIVMVDNCYGEFIETKEPTEVGVDIMAGSLIKNPGGGLALTGGYVAGRADLVELISYRLTTPGIGKECGLTFGTTRNVLQGFFMAPYVVSQALMGAIYCARMFEKMGYEVLPKYDDVRSDIIQIVRLKNAEEVIAFCQGAQAAAPVDSYVKPVPWAMPGYDSEVIMAAGAFVQGSSIELSADAPIKPPYNVYFQGGLTFDHSKMGTLKAIEYMNKLK
- a CDS encoding NUDIX hydrolase, which produces MEWIKQIEKYNPVDEQEKKDKEIILDFINKNEDVLVRDNEIAHITSSGFIVNKSRTKVLMIHHNIYNSWGWTGGHADGDSDLIKVSIKEAKEETGIKEARAITNDICSIDILPVNAHIKKGKYVASHLHLSVAYILEADEKEKLVVKEDENSGVKWVDIDKVLDLTSEEHMKTVYKKLIDKSKMY
- a CDS encoding LacI family DNA-binding transcriptional regulator, which translates into the protein MNINKIAELAGVSRTTISRYLNNGYVSEKNRKKIQKIIDETGYVPSSFAQTLRTKKTNLIGVILPKISSSTISRIVDGISTELKKDGYNVLLGNTDLDIEKEIDYLNIFKNNEVDGIIFLAKTISNRHLEIIENLKIPIVIVGQNIENYSCVYHDDYDAAYFVVDELIKSKCSQIGFIGVGEEDIAVGKERKQGYIDALKNNKINLNNEYIRIGDFSSESGYESCKDLISKNKNIDGIFCVTDNIAIGAMEYLKSQGIKIPEEICIVSIGDSKVSKVVTPKLSTVHYYYKTSGIEAAKILINKIKYKNKDVDKIKLGYKYIKRESIR
- a CDS encoding ABC transporter ATP-binding protein — protein: MRKQGFNKEDKKFSKDGLVNLMEYLKRYNVFLIMALLFAIGGSAITVYSPDRLSEITDLITQGIMTGIDIDRIKEIGILLVGLYLISIILSYSQSFIMATITQKTTNKLRSDISNKINRLPLKYYDKNTVGDVLSRVTNDVDTIGQTLNQSMGNLVSGISLLIGSLFMMLKTNVTLTITAIVATLIGFGFMTIIVSKSQRYFERQQRLLGEINGHIEEVYTGHSVIKAYNAQEKTNKDFKELNNKLRDTGWKAQFISGLMMPLMTFVGNFGYVAVCVVGAMLAFNNKISFGVIVAFMMYIRFFTQPLGQLAQAATSLQSTSAASKRVFEFLEEEEMVDESNNTVSIDNVKGNVSFENVKFGYNEDKLIIKDFSVDIKAGQKVAIVGPTGAGKTTLVNLLMKFYDVNSGKIKIDDVAIQDLSREKVHDLFCMVLQDTWLFEGTIRDNITYNKEDVSESVIVSACKAVGIDHFIRTLPHGYDTVLDDNTNLSAGQKQLITIARAMVKDAPLLILDEATSSVDTRTEILIQEAMDKLSAGKTSFVIAHRLSTIKNADVILVMKDGDIIESGNHNELLKLNGFYAELYNSQFEKAS
- a CDS encoding B3/B4 domain-containing protein, coding for MININIDKKLSEKVNVHIASIEAKVKTKESDKELLELINKKCEEIKENIKFDEVIKLKNILSSRNAYKKLGKDPSRYRLSSESLVKRVVKGNDLYIVNNIVDINNLISLHTCYSVGTYDLDKVKGSITFTVGEENERYDGIGRGSINLENLPVFEDEDGKFGSTTSDSIKAMITNDTTHILMNIIAFEEDENLERYIEYSKKLLERFADATIIDTKITKCK